In one window of Ferrovum sp. PN-J185 DNA:
- a CDS encoding DMT family transporter has protein sequence MTQRSWFPILALVLLSSIWGYTWVLAKQALSLAPPFAFAAQRCIGGALALFVLLKLTNRPLKCAEPKATMWIGLVQVAGFMALQTWALVEGGPGKTSVLIFTMPIWTLLLARVFLGEVVKGVQWVAAILTLVGLIFIIEPWNMHASALSKLLGILAAVCWSVGTIQVKLLRQKSQVDLINLTTWQMVVGAVPLTLLAVLVPEGSTQWSAHYIYLLVFMSVTSTGLCWWLWIYILDRVPAWEASLSVLGTPVIAILSSRFILNEAFKVVEITGILMIGIGLSLLSFIGWLTSRRQA, from the coding sequence ATGACACAACGTTCTTGGTTCCCTATTTTGGCTCTGGTTTTGCTATCAAGTATTTGGGGCTATACATGGGTTTTAGCAAAACAAGCATTGAGTCTTGCCCCTCCTTTTGCTTTTGCTGCACAACGTTGTATTGGTGGGGCTCTCGCTTTATTTGTTTTACTCAAATTAACCAATAGACCGCTAAAATGTGCAGAACCCAAGGCCACAATGTGGATTGGTTTGGTACAAGTGGCGGGTTTTATGGCACTACAAACTTGGGCTTTAGTTGAGGGAGGACCTGGAAAAACATCAGTGCTGATTTTTACCATGCCAATTTGGACATTGTTGTTGGCCCGCGTGTTTTTAGGTGAAGTGGTTAAAGGAGTGCAGTGGGTTGCAGCCATACTGACTCTAGTGGGTCTGATTTTTATTATTGAACCTTGGAATATGCATGCCTCTGCACTAAGTAAATTATTAGGCATTCTTGCAGCGGTGTGCTGGTCTGTGGGAACGATACAGGTCAAACTTTTAAGACAAAAAAGTCAAGTGGATTTAATTAATTTGACCACCTGGCAGATGGTTGTAGGGGCGGTTCCATTAACTCTTTTAGCAGTACTTGTGCCTGAAGGATCAACGCAGTGGTCGGCACATTATATTTATTTGTTGGTGTTTATGTCAGTTACTAGTACTGGACTGTGTTGGTGGTTATGGATTTATATTTTAGATCGTGTACCGGCATGGGAGGCAAGTCTTTCAGTGCTAGGTACCCCAGTGATTGCTATTCTTTCATCACGTTTCATTTTGAATGAGGCATTCAAAGTAGTGGAAATTACAGGCATACTCATGATTGGCATTGGATTATCTTTATTGTCTTTTATTGGTTGGTTAACTTCTCGCAGACAAGCATGA
- the apbC gene encoding iron-sulfur cluster carrier protein ApbC, which translates to MDKQRIETLLNGLTDPFTLKTFGQEKAIKLIELTDQAVKITLEVGYPAKHLTEQLTQLVATALKTLPELPQAHINVTWKIAAHTVQGALKPLEGIKNIIAIASGKGGVGKSTTAVNIALALQDEGARVAILDADIYGPSQPMMLGIDDKPSSSEDGRRMRPLENYGLQTMSVGYLIDSDQPMVWRGPMVTQALEQLIRDTAWDNVDYLIVDMPPGTGDVQLTLAQKVPVTGAVIVTTPQDIALLDARKGYRMFEKVGVPIFGVVENMSTHRCSQCGHEEHIFGAGGADKMVKDFGTELLGSLPLDIRIRQQTDAGKPSVVADPLGDIAQNYRAIARKIAVKIAQKAEDRSAKFPKIVIQKT; encoded by the coding sequence ATGGATAAACAGCGTATTGAGACACTCTTAAATGGTTTAACAGACCCCTTTACTTTAAAAACATTTGGCCAAGAAAAAGCCATTAAATTGATTGAGTTAACTGATCAAGCTGTCAAAATTACTTTAGAAGTTGGCTATCCTGCTAAACACTTAACAGAGCAGTTAACCCAATTAGTAGCAACTGCGCTAAAAACCCTTCCAGAGTTGCCACAAGCGCATATTAATGTGACCTGGAAAATCGCTGCTCATACTGTTCAAGGGGCGTTAAAGCCATTGGAAGGTATTAAAAATATTATTGCTATTGCCTCAGGTAAGGGTGGGGTAGGTAAGTCCACCACGGCCGTTAATATTGCTTTAGCTCTGCAAGATGAAGGAGCGCGCGTGGCTATACTTGATGCTGATATTTATGGCCCATCGCAGCCAATGATGCTGGGTATTGATGACAAACCCTCAAGTAGTGAAGATGGACGTCGTATGCGCCCGTTAGAGAATTATGGCTTACAAACAATGTCTGTGGGCTATTTAATCGACTCAGATCAGCCCATGGTGTGGCGTGGTCCGATGGTGACTCAGGCATTAGAGCAACTCATTCGTGATACAGCTTGGGATAATGTTGATTATCTTATTGTTGATATGCCTCCTGGTACGGGTGATGTGCAATTGACTCTAGCGCAAAAAGTACCCGTCACAGGAGCGGTAATTGTTACTACTCCCCAAGATATTGCTCTATTAGATGCCAGAAAGGGGTATCGTATGTTTGAAAAAGTAGGGGTACCTATTTTTGGTGTGGTAGAAAACATGAGCACACACCGTTGTAGTCAATGTGGTCATGAAGAACATATCTTTGGAGCCGGTGGTGCTGATAAAATGGTAAAGGATTTTGGTACTGAGTTATTAGGTTCATTGCCGCTTGATATTCGTATCCGTCAGCAAACTGATGCAGGTAAACCTTCAGTAGTGGCTGACCCACTGGGAGATATTGCTCAAAATTATCGTGCGATAGCAAGAAAAATTGCAGTTAAAATTGCCCAAAAAGCCGAAGATCGCAGTGCTAAATTTCCTAAAATTGTGATTCAAAAAACCTAA
- the ppk2 gene encoding polyphosphate kinase 2, producing MNDNHHYEEKLKELQIELVKFQRHLIKSNEKILVILEGRDAAGKDGAIKRIIEHLSPRDTRVVALPKPSDREEKQWYFQRYVSHLPGPAEFVIFNRSWYNRAGVEPVMGFCTDQQYEEFLKTAPEFETMLVRSGIKILKYYLNISKEEQERRMKERHTNPLKQWKVSPIDDIAISKWKEYSKARDIMLSRTHHEMAPWTVIDSDDKKSARLNLIRHILRTLDYPGKAHALLLTDPNVVKEWTIGQPLILNN from the coding sequence ATGAATGATAATCATCATTACGAAGAAAAATTGAAAGAATTACAAATAGAGCTGGTTAAGTTTCAACGCCATCTTATAAAAAGCAATGAAAAAATATTGGTTATCCTAGAAGGTCGCGATGCAGCAGGTAAAGACGGCGCCATTAAGCGTATTATTGAGCACTTAAGTCCTCGCGATACGCGGGTGGTAGCCCTACCTAAACCTTCAGATCGCGAAGAAAAACAATGGTATTTCCAGCGTTATGTGTCGCATTTACCGGGACCGGCAGAATTTGTCATCTTTAATCGTAGTTGGTATAACCGTGCGGGAGTAGAACCTGTAATGGGCTTTTGTACCGATCAACAGTATGAAGAGTTTCTTAAAACCGCCCCCGAATTTGAAACCATGTTAGTTCGCTCTGGAATAAAAATCTTAAAATACTATTTAAATATTTCCAAAGAAGAGCAAGAGAGAAGAATGAAGGAAAGGCACACTAATCCATTAAAACAATGGAAAGTGAGTCCTATTGATGATATTGCCATTAGTAAGTGGAAAGAATACAGTAAAGCACGCGACATCATGCTCTCACGCACTCATCATGAAATGGCTCCTTGGACTGTTATTGACTCTGATGACAAAAAAAGCGCACGACTTAATCTGATTCGCCATATCTTAAGGACGTTAGATTACCCAGGTAAAGCGCATGCACTCCTTTTAACAGATCCGAATGTTGTTAAAGAGTGGACAATTGGACAACCACTAATACTCAACAACTAA
- a CDS encoding flagellar transcriptional regulator FlhD, with amino-acid sequence MDGHERSMVELNTEMLSLAREMLRQNYERALYELGIHRDVASTILKLSVKEIRQLTSTPVLLVGLRWKNPKVWQELSLYASGESIALAQAMLIGEKEMRHGF; translated from the coding sequence ATGGATGGTCATGAACGTTCAATGGTAGAACTCAATACAGAGATGCTAAGTCTTGCTCGTGAAATGCTACGCCAGAATTATGAACGGGCTTTATATGAATTAGGAATTCATCGAGATGTTGCCAGTACTATTCTAAAGTTGTCAGTGAAAGAGATTCGTCAATTAACCTCAACTCCCGTATTGCTAGTGGGTTTACGTTGGAAAAACCCCAAAGTTTGGCAGGAATTAAGTCTCTATGCATCAGGTGAGTCCATTGCATTGGCACAAGCCATGTTAATCGGTGAAAAGGAGATGCGTCATGGCTTCTAA
- the metG gene encoding methionine--tRNA ligase — MPRTIIVTSALPYANGSIHLGHMVEHIQTDIWVRHQRMNGQTVHYICADDTHGTPVMLAASQQGITPEQMIEKARQEHMKDFAGFFIDHDLYYSTHTPETEHYAKDIYTRLKNAGLIAVRSIEQLFDPEKSMFLPDRFIKGECPRCHAKDQYGDNCEVCGASYTPTELINPVSAISGATPIKKTSEHYFFKLKECENFLREWTHSGTIPEEAANKLNEWFKSGLTDWDISRDKPYFGFEIPDAPGKYFYVWLDAPIGYIGTFKKLADTKGLDFEQYWKKDTDTELYHFIGKDILYFHSLFWPAMLHAANLRTPTKLFVHGFLTVNGQKMSKSRGSFITAQSYLKHLNAEYLRYYFAAKMNSSMDDIDLNLDDFMNRVNSDLVGKFINIASRTSGFITKRFDGKLALQFDETALPIIERLYAEATHIKELYEEREFAKAIREIMALADLANQYVDQQKPWDLAKDESRLATLHQVSSSCIEMFRCLSIYLKPVLPKLIQQIEVFLKLSPLSWKHLDKKYALTAHEILPYHHLIARIDTKQIEALVDESKNNLTEKKNQQAQYAALSETIGIDDFSKIDLRVAKILDAVEIPEADKLLKLTLDLGFEQRTVFAGIKSQYQIDQLIGRLTVMVANLAPRKMRFGESQGMVLAAGDGNSIYLLSPDSGAKPGMKIK, encoded by the coding sequence ATGCCTAGAACCATTATTGTTACCAGCGCCCTACCCTATGCCAATGGCAGTATTCATTTAGGTCATATGGTAGAACATATCCAAACAGACATCTGGGTAAGACATCAACGCATGAATGGACAGACTGTGCATTATATTTGCGCAGATGACACACATGGTACCCCAGTCATGCTTGCCGCAAGCCAACAAGGTATTACTCCTGAACAAATGATTGAAAAAGCTCGCCAAGAACACATGAAAGATTTTGCTGGCTTTTTCATTGATCACGATCTCTACTACAGCACGCACACTCCTGAAACAGAGCATTATGCGAAAGATATCTATACACGCTTAAAAAATGCAGGATTAATTGCAGTGCGATCTATAGAACAACTGTTTGATCCAGAAAAATCCATGTTTTTGCCAGACCGCTTTATTAAAGGTGAGTGCCCACGCTGTCATGCAAAAGATCAATATGGAGATAACTGTGAAGTATGTGGTGCCTCCTATACGCCAACTGAATTAATTAATCCAGTATCAGCCATTTCTGGTGCCACGCCAATTAAAAAGACCTCTGAACACTATTTCTTCAAACTAAAAGAATGTGAGAACTTTCTGCGCGAGTGGACACACTCTGGCACCATTCCTGAGGAAGCCGCCAATAAACTTAATGAATGGTTTAAAAGTGGCTTAACCGATTGGGACATATCACGTGATAAGCCTTACTTCGGTTTTGAAATACCCGATGCCCCTGGTAAATACTTTTATGTGTGGTTAGATGCACCAATTGGATACATTGGTACATTTAAAAAACTGGCTGACACTAAGGGGTTGGATTTTGAACAGTATTGGAAAAAAGATACTGACACAGAGCTTTATCATTTCATTGGCAAAGACATTCTCTACTTTCACTCACTCTTTTGGCCAGCTATGCTGCATGCGGCTAATTTACGTACTCCAACAAAATTGTTTGTTCATGGCTTTTTAACAGTTAATGGCCAAAAAATGTCGAAAAGCCGTGGTTCATTCATTACAGCACAGAGTTATTTAAAACATCTTAATGCCGAGTATCTACGCTATTATTTTGCTGCAAAAATGAATAGCTCTATGGATGATATCGATTTAAACCTTGATGACTTTATGAATCGGGTAAACAGTGACTTGGTTGGAAAGTTTATCAATATCGCGAGCCGTACCTCTGGTTTTATTACTAAACGTTTTGACGGTAAATTAGCTCTGCAATTTGATGAAACGGCATTACCCATTATTGAACGACTATATGCTGAAGCTACTCACATTAAAGAATTATACGAAGAACGAGAGTTTGCTAAGGCAATCAGGGAGATTATGGCTTTAGCAGATCTTGCTAACCAATATGTTGATCAACAAAAACCCTGGGATCTGGCAAAGGACGAGTCTCGACTCGCCACACTTCATCAAGTATCCAGTTCGTGTATAGAGATGTTTCGCTGTTTAAGCATCTATTTAAAGCCTGTATTACCCAAATTGATTCAACAGATTGAAGTCTTTTTAAAACTCTCACCTTTGAGTTGGAAACATCTTGATAAGAAATATGCACTCACAGCTCATGAAATTCTTCCATATCATCATTTGATAGCGCGCATTGATACTAAACAAATTGAAGCTTTGGTTGATGAGAGTAAAAATAATTTAACAGAAAAGAAAAACCAACAAGCACAGTATGCCGCTTTATCTGAAACCATTGGTATTGATGACTTTAGTAAAATTGATTTAAGGGTAGCTAAAATTCTTGACGCTGTGGAGATCCCTGAGGCTGATAAATTACTGAAACTTACTCTTGATTTAGGTTTTGAACAACGTACAGTGTTTGCCGGAATAAAAAGCCAATACCAAATTGACCAATTAATTGGTCGATTAACGGTGATGGTTGCTAATTTGGCGCCACGAAAAATGCGTTTTGGTGAATCTCAAGGAATGGTCCTTGCAGCAGGTGATGGCAACTCTATTTATCTGTTGAGTCCAGACAGTGGCGCGAAACCTGGCATGAAAATCAAGTAG
- a CDS encoding FlhC family transcriptional regulator — MASNRELNIELGRYQTAQQLFSVGARVPIVRELTQLSPWLLRKFYVDTTGEKPSRGPIPSSVEWYLTGINHLQSSLFLQYYQSVQVDEGEVNASYLLLAYQMWRSSWALTQLKSTLSFDRAWWLIKLIRSDLIKGQACRVCRGIYIVGLKRLGTYRCPRCFKSTLNYGPRKKQFDYLPPREKSSNSVSSMAYISSSESSSVS; from the coding sequence ATGGCTTCTAATCGAGAATTAAACATAGAATTGGGCCGTTATCAAACAGCGCAGCAATTATTTTCTGTGGGTGCTCGTGTTCCGATAGTCAGAGAGCTCACTCAACTTTCTCCCTGGTTATTGCGTAAGTTTTATGTAGATACAACAGGTGAAAAACCATCACGAGGTCCTATTCCTTCCTCAGTAGAGTGGTATTTAACAGGAATTAACCACTTACAATCTTCTTTATTTTTACAGTATTACCAAAGTGTACAAGTCGATGAGGGTGAAGTGAATGCAAGCTACTTACTGTTGGCTTACCAAATGTGGCGTTCCAGCTGGGCTTTAACTCAATTAAAAAGTACATTGAGTTTCGATAGAGCATGGTGGTTAATTAAATTAATTCGATCTGATTTAATAAAAGGGCAAGCATGCCGAGTGTGTCGCGGTATTTATATTGTCGGACTCAAACGACTTGGGACCTATCGTTGTCCCAGGTGTTTTAAAAGTACTTTAAACTATGGGCCGAGAAAAAAGCAGTTTGATTACTTGCCGCCACGAGAAAAATCATCTAACTCGGTATCTTCTATGGCGTACATCTCATCCAGTGAATCGTCATCTGTATCGTAA
- the dcd gene encoding dCTP deaminase: MSIKSDRWIKRMAEDHGMIEPYEPNQVKEVNGQRIVSYGTSSYGYDIRCSDEFKLFTNINSTIVDPKNFDANSFVDVKAPVCIIPPNSFALARTVEYFRIPRNVLTVCLGKSTYARCGIIVNVTPFEPEWEGYVTLEFSNTTPLPAKIYANEGVAQVLFFESDEVCEVSYKDRGGKYQGQRGVTLPKI; encoded by the coding sequence ATGAGTATTAAATCAGATCGTTGGATCAAACGCATGGCTGAAGATCATGGCATGATTGAACCATATGAACCGAATCAAGTAAAAGAAGTAAATGGCCAGAGAATTGTTTCTTATGGCACATCAAGCTATGGCTATGATATTCGTTGTTCAGATGAATTTAAACTGTTTACAAATATCAACTCAACTATAGTAGATCCTAAGAACTTTGATGCTAACTCATTCGTCGACGTCAAAGCGCCTGTGTGTATTATTCCGCCAAACTCTTTTGCTTTAGCAAGAACAGTTGAATATTTTAGAATCCCCAGAAATGTCTTAACTGTCTGTTTAGGAAAGTCGACCTATGCGCGGTGCGGCATTATTGTTAATGTTACGCCCTTTGAGCCTGAATGGGAGGGATATGTCACTCTAGAATTTTCAAATACCACTCCACTGCCAGCAAAAATATATGCAAACGAAGGGGTGGCTCAGGTTCTCTTTTTTGAATCCGATGAAGTATGTGAAGTATCTTATAAAGATCGCGGTGGAAAATACCAAGGTCAACGTGGTGTTACTTTGCCTAAGATTTGA
- a CDS encoding YceI family protein: protein MRFLLFVVVFVLSGCGSVNNNTDTSHSSGYQGQGKQEFSAQPYKRWQQSWDHVLWVDATHSTIIISVFKAGTLARIGHDHVVVVHDLKGAIDESKGIGDFSFLLTNMAVDEPYYRQLMHLPPGISKSAREGTRNNMLNKVLFADQYPVVTLHAQILKDNPGYVGLTINLHGVTQKKIIAYQKIKQNGHIHITGEAVLTQTQFGIKPFSVLSGALQVKNQINIQFNIEILEQKINNTIY from the coding sequence ATGCGCTTTTTACTATTTGTTGTTGTGTTTGTTTTGTCGGGATGCGGCTCTGTTAACAATAATACTGATACGTCGCACTCATCAGGTTATCAAGGTCAGGGAAAACAAGAGTTTTCCGCTCAGCCTTATAAACGGTGGCAGCAATCTTGGGACCATGTATTGTGGGTTGATGCCACTCATTCAACAATCATCATTAGTGTATTTAAGGCGGGAACTCTAGCAAGAATAGGGCATGACCACGTGGTTGTGGTTCATGATTTAAAAGGGGCGATAGACGAAAGCAAAGGAATTGGCGATTTTAGCTTTTTGCTTACTAATATGGCTGTAGATGAACCTTACTACAGACAGCTTATGCATTTACCCCCAGGTATTTCAAAGAGCGCAAGAGAAGGGACGCGCAATAATATGCTTAATAAGGTACTGTTCGCTGATCAGTATCCTGTTGTAACACTTCACGCACAGATACTTAAAGACAATCCTGGTTATGTGGGCTTAACGATTAATTTGCATGGCGTAACGCAAAAGAAAATAATTGCCTACCAGAAAATCAAGCAAAATGGTCATATTCACATAACAGGAGAGGCAGTATTGACGCAAACTCAGTTTGGAATCAAACCATTCTCAGTACTCTCAGGCGCGCTTCAAGTAAAAAATCAAATAAATATTCAATTTAATATTGAAATATTGGAACAAAAAATCAATAATACTATCTATTAG